The Candidatus Methylomirabilota bacterium DNA segment ATAGTGCCGGCGGTACCGCAGCACACAGACCAGCTCCGACGCCAGTGAAGTATTCAGCAGGGCCAGCACGGTCGTGCGGTCTGCCTGATAGCCGTCCGTGACAGCGCCACGCTCCATGTGGACGCGGGCCCGCCGCCGAAGCTCTTTCACGTCCATCAGAAATACGCCCGTCTTCTGTGCAGTTCCCTTGGTCATTCCCGGCTCCCTTTCCTGGTCGCTCCGACCTGATGACAACTGGGGGAGGCCGGAACAGGCCCGGCCTCCCTCTCGTGAGCTGACAGCTGCCTTGGGGCGACTACCGCCCCTCGGTGCTTACCTTCACACCGAGCTTCGCGCCCGTGTCACCGTCCATCGTGCCGGTCGTCGGCAGATTTTCAGACTTCTGATACGCCTTCAGCGCAGCCGCCGTCCTCGGACCCATGACGCCGTCGGTCCCGCCCGGATCAAACCCTTTGTCCTTCAGGGCCTGCTGCATCGCTATGACCTGCGCGTACGACCACGCCGGCCTCATGCGCGCTCTGTCACGCTTGATGGCGTCGTAGGTCAGCTCATTCTTCACCATGCGGACGCCCGGCACGCCACGGGCAAGCTCCGAAGCGCGGGCGCTGGCCCCAATGCTCGACACGGCACCCATGAGGATGACCGCCCCGCCGTCGGTGCGCACATCGACTTTCTTGAGCTGAGCATCCTTCGACAGGCGGCCTTCCACCTGGCGCGTGATGTCCGTGTCGGAGATGTCGATCACCTTTCGATCCGCGGGCGGCACCACCTGCAGATCGTTTCTCACGCTCTTCACGCCCTCGACCGCCTGCGTGACCGAGGCGGCCGCGGCTTTTGCGTCATCCGAATCCACCTTGCCGCGCAGCGACACCGCGCCATTGACCGTCTCGACGCTCACCTGTCCACCCTTGACCCGGTCATCGCCGAATAGCGCAATCTTGGTCTTTGCCGTCAACCACGAGTCGCTCATCCCGGTCTTGGCGTCCCGCGCCACACCCTTGGCCTTCTGCTCCACCTTGTCGGTGGTGCTTTCCGCCATCACGGACGCCGGTGCGGCTACGATCGCTACTGACGCGAATACCAAGGCACCGAAGATTCTCGAACCATGCATTGTCCTTACCCTCCCTCTATGTGATCGGTGATGGATCTTCTCAAATTCCTACCCGAGCCTGAAGTACCCCAAGGCCGCGAGCACCACGACCACGACGCCGATGATGTAGAAGATGTTGGGCATGCGCTTCCCCCTTTCCGCTTGCTATCACTCTAGTCGTCAGGGACTCGCTCGCCAATTGGACCTAGGGCCAATACGCATTCGTCGGATGACACTGCTAGCGTTATCCCTCCAGCGCGAGCGCAGTGTGAATCCCGTTGTCGACGCGTGACCCGAACACGCATCGCG contains these protein-coding regions:
- a CDS encoding BON domain-containing protein, whose protein sequence is MAESTTDKVEQKAKGVARDAKTGMSDSWLTAKTKIALFGDDRVKGGQVSVETVNGAVSLRGKVDSDDAKAAAASVTQAVEGVKSVRNDLQVVPPADRKVIDISDTDITRQVEGRLSKDAQLKKVDVRTDGGAVILMGAVSSIGASARASELARGVPGVRMVKNELTYDAIKRDRARMRPAWSYAQVIAMQQALKDKGFDPGGTDGVMGPRTAAALKAYQKSENLPTTGTMDGDTGAKLGVKVSTEGR